The following are encoded together in the Equus quagga isolate Etosha38 chromosome 1, UCLA_HA_Equagga_1.0, whole genome shotgun sequence genome:
- the CLEC3B gene encoding tetranectin: MELCGAYLLLCLFSLLTQVATEEPNPKVKKAANAKKDVVTPKMFEELKSQLDSLAQEVALLKEQQALQTVCLKGTKVHMKCFLAFTQAKTFHEASEDCISRGGTLGTPQTGVENDALYEYLRQAVGAEAEIWLGLNDMAAEGAWVDMTGGHIAYKNWETEITAQPDGGKVENCAALSGAANGKWFDKRCRDKLPYICQFAIV; encoded by the exons ATGGAGCTCTGCGGGGCCTACTTgctcctctgcctcttctccctcctgacTCAGGTCGCCACTGAGGAGCCAAACCCCAAGGTCAAGAAGGCTGCAAATGCCAAGAAAG ATGTCGTGACCCCGAAGATGTTTGAGGAGCTCAAGAGCCAGCTGGACAGCCTGGCCCAGGAGGTGGCCCTGCTGAAGGAGCAGCAGGCCCTGCAGACGG TCTGCCTGAAGGGCACCAAGGTGCACATGAAGTGCTTTCTGGCCTTCACCCAGGCGAAGACCTTCCACGAGGCGAGCGAGGACTGCATCTCGCGCGGGGGCACGCTGGGCACCCCACAGACGGGCGTGGAGAACGACGCCCTGTACGAGTACCTGCGCCAGGCCGTGGGCGCCGAGGCCGAGATCTGGCTGGGCCTCAACGACATGGCGGCCGAGGGCGCCTGGGTGGACATGACCGGCGGCCACATCGCCTACAAGAACTGGGAGACCGAGATCACGGCGCAGCCGGACGGCGGCAAGGTCGAGAACTGCGCCGCCCTGTCGGGTGCGGCCAACGGCAAGTGGTTCGACAAGCGCTGCCGCGACAAGCTGCCCTACATCTGCCAGTTCGCCATCGTGTAG